One genomic segment of Oncorhynchus kisutch isolate 150728-3 linkage group LG15, Okis_V2, whole genome shotgun sequence includes these proteins:
- the LOC109905173 gene encoding sestrin-3 isoform X2 → MIICTKKMDYPLGTQCQRVQNQVMKVNAEKERASLRCMKALASRGCVDAVSQQMASHPQYLESFLRTQHYILHMDGPLPLQYRHYIAIMAAARHHCGYLVSLHSAHFLRVGGDPLWLQGLEAVPPRLQHLDQLNKVLAHQPWLTAHSHIQALLKTGEQCWSLAELVQAVVLLAHCHSLCSFVFGSGTDTDPVPLPRAPNGTPPGYCLCDAANGNVSVPQPLTSPSEHTTRRRSLDSSCEMVCLKERIQKSQEEKERRGEHLLYTQTLQHTDVEDEEEMTYSADPSRFITDPEFGYQEFARREEDHFQVFRVQDYSWEDHGFSLVNRLYSDIGHLLDDRFRSVTALPSSHGPDLKRATWNYIHCMLGIRYDDYDYGEVNQLLEKELKLYIKSVACYPDATKTPLCPLPWAPLKPSERIHVNLLIMEARLQAELLYALRAITQYMIA, encoded by the exons ATGATCATCTGTACGAAAAAAATGGATTACCCCCTCGGAACCCAATGTCAGCGCGTCCAGAACCAG GTGATGAAGGTGAACGCCGAGAAGGAGCGGGCGTCGCTGCGGTGCATGAAGGCTCTGGCCAGCAGGGGGTGTGTGGACGCCGTGTCCCAGCAGATGGCCTCTCACCCCCAGTACCTGGAGAGCTTCCTCCGTACCCAGCACTACATCCTCCACATGGACGGCCCCCTGCCCCTGCAGTACCGCCACTACATCGCCATCATG gCTGCAGCACGGCATCACTGTGGCTACCTGGTGTCTCTGCACTCTGCCCATTTCCTCAGGGTGGGGGGTGACCCGCTGTGGCTACAGGGGCTGGAGGCCGTCCCTCCTCGCCTACAACACCTTGACCAACTCAACAAGGTTCTTGCCCACCAACCCTGGCTCACCGCCCACTCACACATACAG GCGTTGCTGAAGACGGGAGAGCAGTGCTGGTCTCTGGCTGAGCTGGTTCAGGCTGTAGTGCTCCTGGCCCACTGCCACTCCCTCTGTAGCTTTGTTTTTGGCTCGGGCACTGACACCGACCCCGTCCCCCTTCCCAGAGCCCCCAACGGCACCCCCCCGGGCTACTGCCTCTGTGACGCTGCCAACGGCAACGTTAGCGTGCCGCAGCCTCTCACCTCACCCTCAGAACACACAACACGACGACGG TCTCTGGACTCCAGTTGTGAGATGGTGTGTTTGAAAGAGAGGATCCAGAAATcccaggaggagaaagagaggaggggggagcatCTTTTATACACCCAGACACTGCAGCACACAG ATgtggaagatgaggaggagatgaCCTACTCTGCAGACCCCTCTCGTTTCATAACAGACCCTGAGTTTGGCTACCAGGAGTTTGCCCGTAGAGAGGAAGACCACTTCCAAGTGTTCCGGGTGCAG GACTACTCCTGGGAGGACCACGGCTTCTCCCTGGTCAACCGGCTGTACTCGGACATCGGGCACCTGCTGGACGACCGTTTCCGCAGCGTCACGGCCCTCCCCTCGTCCCACGGGCCTGACCTGAAGAGAGCCACCTGGAACTACATCCATTGCATGTTGGGGATTAG GTACGACGATTATGACTATGGGGAGGTAAACCAGTTGCTGGAGAAGGAGTTGAAGCTTTATATCAAGTCTGTGGCCTGCTACCCTGATGCCACCAAGACCCCGCTGTGTCCCCTGCCCTGGGCACCACTCAAACCTTCTGAGAGG ATCCATGTGAACTTGCTTATAATGGAGGCTCGGTTACAGGCTGAGCTTCTGTATGCTCTGAGAGCCATCACCCAGTATATGATAGCTTAG
- the LOC109905173 gene encoding sestrin-3 isoform X1, translating to MIICTKKMDYPLGTQCQRVQNQVMKVNAEKERASLRCMKALASRGCVDAVSQQMASHPQYLESFLRTQHYILHMDGPLPLQYRHYIAIMAAARHHCGYLVSLHSAHFLRVGGDPLWLQGLEAVPPRLQHLDQLNKVLAHQPWLTAHSHIQALLKTGEQCWSLAELVQAVVLLAHCHSLCSFVFGSGTDTDPVPLPRAPNGTPPGYCLCDAANGNVSVPQPLTSPSEHTTRRRVSVVCRIRLNMTSELFHNRSLPETTVACLFTLLSLSFSWQSLDSSCEMVCLKERIQKSQEEKERRGEHLLYTQTLQHTDVEDEEEMTYSADPSRFITDPEFGYQEFARREEDHFQVFRVQDYSWEDHGFSLVNRLYSDIGHLLDDRFRSVTALPSSHGPDLKRATWNYIHCMLGIRYDDYDYGEVNQLLEKELKLYIKSVACYPDATKTPLCPLPWAPLKPSERIHVNLLIMEARLQAELLYALRAITQYMIA from the exons ATGATCATCTGTACGAAAAAAATGGATTACCCCCTCGGAACCCAATGTCAGCGCGTCCAGAACCAG GTGATGAAGGTGAACGCCGAGAAGGAGCGGGCGTCGCTGCGGTGCATGAAGGCTCTGGCCAGCAGGGGGTGTGTGGACGCCGTGTCCCAGCAGATGGCCTCTCACCCCCAGTACCTGGAGAGCTTCCTCCGTACCCAGCACTACATCCTCCACATGGACGGCCCCCTGCCCCTGCAGTACCGCCACTACATCGCCATCATG gCTGCAGCACGGCATCACTGTGGCTACCTGGTGTCTCTGCACTCTGCCCATTTCCTCAGGGTGGGGGGTGACCCGCTGTGGCTACAGGGGCTGGAGGCCGTCCCTCCTCGCCTACAACACCTTGACCAACTCAACAAGGTTCTTGCCCACCAACCCTGGCTCACCGCCCACTCACACATACAG GCGTTGCTGAAGACGGGAGAGCAGTGCTGGTCTCTGGCTGAGCTGGTTCAGGCTGTAGTGCTCCTGGCCCACTGCCACTCCCTCTGTAGCTTTGTTTTTGGCTCGGGCACTGACACCGACCCCGTCCCCCTTCCCAGAGCCCCCAACGGCACCCCCCCGGGCTACTGCCTCTGTGACGCTGCCAACGGCAACGTTAGCGTGCCGCAGCCTCTCACCTCACCCTCAGAACACACAACACGACGACGGGTAAGTGTTGTGTGCCGTATCAGACTGAATATGACGTCCGAGCTATTCCACAACAGATCGTTGCCTGAAACCACAGTCGCATGTCTTTTCACTCtattgtctctctccttctcttggcAGTCTCTGGACTCCAGTTGTGAGATGGTGTGTTTGAAAGAGAGGATCCAGAAATcccaggaggagaaagagaggaggggggagcatCTTTTATACACCCAGACACTGCAGCACACAG ATgtggaagatgaggaggagatgaCCTACTCTGCAGACCCCTCTCGTTTCATAACAGACCCTGAGTTTGGCTACCAGGAGTTTGCCCGTAGAGAGGAAGACCACTTCCAAGTGTTCCGGGTGCAG GACTACTCCTGGGAGGACCACGGCTTCTCCCTGGTCAACCGGCTGTACTCGGACATCGGGCACCTGCTGGACGACCGTTTCCGCAGCGTCACGGCCCTCCCCTCGTCCCACGGGCCTGACCTGAAGAGAGCCACCTGGAACTACATCCATTGCATGTTGGGGATTAG GTACGACGATTATGACTATGGGGAGGTAAACCAGTTGCTGGAGAAGGAGTTGAAGCTTTATATCAAGTCTGTGGCCTGCTACCCTGATGCCACCAAGACCCCGCTGTGTCCCCTGCCCTGGGCACCACTCAAACCTTCTGAGAGG ATCCATGTGAACTTGCTTATAATGGAGGCTCGGTTACAGGCTGAGCTTCTGTATGCTCTGAGAGCCATCACCCAGTATATGATAGCTTAG
- the zgc:92907 gene encoding UDP-N-acetylglucosamine transferase subunit ALG13 homolog, giving the protein MKRVFVTVGTTSFDDLIERVTSPEAVQELKARGYQHLVLQVGQGSILPDSDSCHELTLEAFRFKDSIAENIKCADLVISHAGAGSCLETLGADKPLLVVVNDKLMDNHQLELARQLHQDSHLLYCTPSTLTETLKTMDLAVLSSFLPGQPKHFANFLDRALGVQ; this is encoded by the exons ATGAAGAGGGTATTTGTAACTGTAGGAACAACAAGCTTTGATGACCTAATCGAACGTGTTACTTCCCCTGAAGCTGTTCAA GAGTTGAAAGCCCGCGGCTATCAACATTTGGTCCTGCAGGTTGGACAAGGCTCCATTCTCCCAGATTCAGACAGCTGTCACGAGCTTACGTTGGAGGCTTTCCGATTCAAGGATTCCATTGCTGAAAATATCAAATGTGCCGACCTGGTTATCAGCCATGCTG GGGCAGGTAGTTGCCTGGAGACCCTTGGTGCAGACAAGCCACTGCTAGTGGTGGTCAATGACAAACTAATGGACAATCACCAGCTAGAGCTGGCCAGACAGCTACACCAAGACTCACACCTACTGTACTGCACCCCCAG CACTCTTACTGAGACCCTGAAGACAATGGACCTTGCTGTTCTCTCATCCTTCTTACCTGGACAACCAAAGCATTTTGCCAATTTCCTGGACAGGGCCCTTGGTGTTCAATGA